The window AGCCTTGTTCTATTGTACCAGATTTCGATAAATTCGAAGATTTCCATAGCGGCAGCCTTCTGGTTCATGAATTTGTTTCCATAGATACATTCTGTTTTCAGGGTCTTAAATCGGACCGCCGAAGCGGAAACTCTCTGCCACGGCATTGTCCCAGCAATTGGCTTTTCTACTCATGCTCTGGCGGATCAAGGGGGTAACCCTAAGCTCTTTTCTAAACTCATCACAGGCGTACTGCACCCCTCTGTCAGAGTGGAAGATAAGCTTCTGAACAACGGGTCTGTTTTTTAAAGCCATCTTCAAAGCAGCTATAGTAGTGTCTTTAGCTTTCATGGTATCGCTTAAGGCCCAGCCGACCACTTTTCTATCTGCTAAATCAAGGATTACCGTAAGATAAAGCCATCCAGC of the Flammeovirgaceae bacterium 311 genome contains:
- a CDS encoding integrase catalytic protein (COG2801 Transposase and inactivated derivatives), with protein sequence MIRQEHKKSRQRYGSPRIYKALKGKHVYVSRPRVARLMKQANIRAKMKRRFKTTTDSRHSFAVSENLLDRNFTAAATGQAWVSDITYIRTLAGWLYLTVILDLADRKVVGWALSDTMKAKDTTIAALKMALKNRPVVQKLIFHSDRGVQYACDEFRKELRVTPLIRQSMSRKANCWDNAVAESFRFGGPI